A single region of the Desulfobacterales bacterium genome encodes:
- the fdrA gene encoding acyl-CoA synthetase FdrA, translating to MIVKTDIMPSFYQDSVILMRIAGQIRQRPGVKEAALFMGTPSNQELLRQIGLATAEGTKASANDLIITIAADSEADAEKAVVAAKELLAARRQAMDESHEYRPRTLDSAIRSMPDANLVCISVPGAYAKFEAMKALRRGLHVFLFSDNVPIEAEIELKQEAVKRGLFCMGPDQGTAYINGVGLGFANVVPRGRIGCVSASGTGLQAVAARISMLGEGVSHGIGVGGRDLSQQVGGIMTGFAFKALAGDAATEVIILVSKPICIAVKSKIEEIIRNIKKPVIICCIGTSDFNVDGAISVRTLDEATDAAVAVLKGKRWLPKYFSDHQIIKDKLDQIRDRDALAGSNILGLYTGGTLAYESHLLLESFLGTVGYNKTKIEDHMHLILDLGDDVYTVGRPHPMIDPQKRTEMILEMEKRKGVNILLLDLVLGKGSHENPAEPLVAAVREIHNRFRKNGRPFAVLASVIGTAMDPQDFNLQIKQLQEAEINIFPSNAEAARFAALLVKPELYNQFVESDS from the coding sequence ATGATAGTAAAGACAGACATTATGCCCTCTTTTTACCAGGATTCCGTTATTTTAATGCGAATCGCCGGGCAGATACGTCAACGACCCGGGGTAAAAGAAGCGGCTTTGTTTATGGGGACGCCTTCCAATCAAGAGTTGCTTCGGCAGATCGGACTGGCCACGGCCGAAGGCACAAAAGCCAGTGCCAATGATTTGATTATTACCATTGCGGCCGATTCGGAAGCGGATGCCGAAAAAGCCGTCGTTGCAGCCAAGGAGCTCCTGGCGGCGCGGCGGCAGGCAATGGATGAATCTCATGAGTATCGGCCGCGAACGTTGGATTCTGCCATTCGATCCATGCCGGATGCCAATTTGGTTTGCATTTCGGTGCCGGGGGCCTATGCCAAGTTCGAAGCGATGAAGGCACTCCGGAGGGGTCTTCATGTTTTTCTCTTTAGCGACAATGTTCCCATTGAGGCGGAAATCGAACTGAAGCAGGAAGCCGTTAAACGGGGGCTTTTTTGTATGGGGCCGGATCAGGGAACCGCATACATAAACGGAGTCGGCCTGGGATTTGCGAATGTGGTACCCAGAGGACGAATCGGTTGTGTATCTGCATCTGGAACAGGGCTGCAGGCGGTTGCGGCACGGATCAGTATGCTGGGCGAAGGTGTCTCCCACGGAATCGGGGTGGGGGGCCGAGACCTGTCCCAACAAGTCGGTGGAATAATGACCGGGTTCGCCTTTAAGGCATTGGCGGGGGATGCCGCCACTGAAGTTATCATACTAGTTTCAAAACCGATTTGCATCGCTGTTAAATCGAAAATCGAAGAAATCATAAGAAACATAAAAAAACCGGTCATTATATGCTGCATCGGCACATCAGATTTTAATGTTGATGGTGCCATCTCTGTAAGGACGCTGGATGAAGCGACGGATGCCGCGGTAGCCGTTTTGAAAGGAAAACGTTGGCTGCCGAAATATTTCAGCGATCATCAGATAATTAAGGATAAGCTGGATCAAATTAGGGACAGAGACGCTTTGGCCGGGAGTAATATTTTGGGTCTATATACCGGCGGAACGCTCGCCTATGAATCTCATTTGCTGCTGGAGTCGTTTTTAGGAACGGTGGGTTATAATAAGACAAAAATTGAAGACCATATGCATCTGATACTCGACCTGGGGGATGATGTTTATACCGTCGGGCGTCCTCATCCGATGATTGACCCGCAGAAGCGAACAGAGATGATTTTAGAAATGGAAAAAAGAAAAGGTGTGAATATATTGCTCCTTGACCTTGTTTTAGGGAAAGGGTCGCATGAAAATCCCGCTGAACCGCTTGTCGCTGCGGTAAGGGAGATTCATAACAGATTTAGGAAAAACGGCAGGCCATTTGCTGTGCTTGCTTCTGTTATTGGAACGGCAATGGATCCGCAGGATTTTAATCTACAAATCAAACAACTGCAGGAAGCTGAAATAAATATTTTCCCTTCCAATGCAGAGGCTGCCCGTTTTGCAGCCCTTTTAGTGAAACCGGAACTTTATAACCAATTCGTCGAGAGTGACTCATGA
- a CDS encoding fumarylacetoacetate hydrolase family protein produces the protein MKIGTVTVDNTKRLVSFVEEYVIDLNAAYLSLLSDQGLMNPGARVNSELPSDLLQFLQKGRDSLVAAQHSIDYALKNVEKKTGLVQRQSEVTFAASHRPPKIICTGNNYRDYRKILGIPASPVPLLILKSPSAVIGHEETVYIPDGYGPVYHEWEFSCIISKRCKNIPRDRVHEAIFGYTILNDLTGRSFEAANREFKPWGKNMDTFAPMGPWIVTADDMPDQIYNLETLRRRNGRIECESNTANMDFGFEEIIEFVSTFITLEPGDVVTTSTPPAGPITPGDTIEAEIEGIGILRNQVKSLPVDLKYAKFAKIV, from the coding sequence ATGAAAATTGGAACCGTAACCGTTGATAATACTAAAAGACTGGTATCTTTTGTGGAAGAATATGTAATTGACCTAAATGCGGCATACCTGTCACTGCTATCAGATCAAGGGCTTATGAATCCCGGTGCGCGGGTAAATTCTGAACTGCCTTCGGATCTTTTGCAGTTTTTACAGAAGGGGCGCGATTCACTTGTTGCCGCGCAGCATTCAATAGATTACGCATTAAAAAACGTTGAGAAAAAAACCGGACTGGTTCAACGTCAGTCCGAGGTAACATTCGCTGCTTCGCACAGGCCCCCCAAAATTATCTGCACCGGTAATAATTACCGGGATTACCGGAAAATTCTGGGAATACCTGCCTCACCGGTGCCCCTGCTGATATTGAAGTCGCCTTCAGCCGTCATCGGTCATGAGGAAACTGTTTATATTCCAGATGGCTATGGGCCTGTTTATCATGAATGGGAATTCTCATGCATTATTTCCAAGCGATGTAAAAACATTCCAAGAGATCGGGTCCATGAGGCGATTTTCGGCTACACCATATTAAACGATTTGACCGGGCGAAGTTTTGAAGCTGCAAACAGGGAGTTTAAGCCCTGGGGGAAAAACATGGACACCTTTGCCCCCATGGGACCATGGATTGTCACAGCAGACGATATGCCGGATCAAATATATAATCTTGAGACGCTCAGGCGGCGAAACGGCCGGATTGAATGTGAATCCAATACGGCCAATATGGATTTTGGATTTGAGGAAATCATCGAGTTTGTTTCAACGTTTATTACACTGGAACCAGGTGATGTTGTCACAACATCGACGCCACCGGCCGGTCCGATCACTCCGGGAGATACGATAGAAGCTGAAATTGAGGGGATCGGCATTTTGAGAAATCAGGTGAAAAGCCTGCCGGTAGATCTTAAATATGCAAAGTTTGCAAAAATTGTATAA
- a CDS encoding DUF2877 domain-containing protein, whose protein sequence is MYPATDRIRQTIRYPVQLAGSYACRALESNFSWKVLAVFKQGFYCQNRVGDLIFIASLSIRPGPLNILCRVPDPVNWVEEGLTPESAVDFDGETIRIDNCFVFTCQNVRQWQPKDISKEWALDVIAERISVLSAEAHNRELSDGLGPLILFLFRTEQRPTAIMTHLIKMAWGSAERLSEWLSSEFSGRPIGISAIRNEIRTLIGLGPGLTPAGDDFLGGILITLYALGREDLSQKLAHYLLPMARVRTGKISFAHLLCASQGQGHDALHQTISMLSVKRETRLRAILRTMDTVGHTSGWDALAGVALVFKSLLAVKEK, encoded by the coding sequence ATGTATCCGGCCACAGATCGAATCAGACAGACAATTCGTTATCCGGTTCAGCTGGCGGGGAGTTATGCCTGCCGTGCCCTGGAATCCAATTTTTCCTGGAAGGTGCTGGCCGTTTTCAAACAGGGATTTTACTGTCAGAATAGAGTCGGAGATCTCATTTTCATCGCTTCGCTTTCCATCCGTCCGGGACCGCTTAATATTTTGTGCAGGGTGCCCGATCCTGTCAACTGGGTGGAAGAAGGCCTTACCCCGGAGTCGGCCGTTGATTTCGACGGGGAAACAATCCGGATCGATAACTGCTTTGTATTCACGTGTCAAAACGTTCGGCAATGGCAACCTAAAGATATCTCTAAAGAATGGGCCTTGGATGTCATCGCCGAAAGGATAAGCGTATTATCTGCTGAGGCGCATAATCGCGAACTGTCGGACGGACTCGGCCCTCTGATTCTATTTCTTTTCAGAACGGAGCAAAGACCGACGGCTATAATGACGCATCTTATAAAAATGGCCTGGGGCAGCGCCGAGCGTCTTTCAGAGTGGCTATCGTCTGAATTTTCGGGAAGGCCGATCGGCATTTCGGCCATCCGGAATGAAATCCGGACACTTATCGGATTGGGTCCGGGGCTGACCCCGGCGGGAGATGATTTTTTAGGCGGCATTCTGATCACGCTTTATGCCTTGGGAAGGGAAGATTTATCCCAAAAGCTGGCTCATTATTTGCTCCCCATGGCAAGGGTGCGAACTGGAAAAATCAGTTTTGCCCACCTGCTTTGCGCCTCACAGGGTCAGGGACATGATGCCTTGCATCAAACAATATCAATGTTAAGCGTGAAAAGAGAAACCCGATTGAGAGCAATCCTAAGAACAATGGACACTGTCGGGCACACCTCCGGTTGGGATGCGCTGGCCGGGGTTGCGCTGGTGTTTAAATCACTGTTAGCGGTAAAAGAAAAGTAA